In a single window of the Emys orbicularis isolate rEmyOrb1 chromosome 11, rEmyOrb1.hap1, whole genome shotgun sequence genome:
- the LOC135885342 gene encoding UDP-glucuronosyltransferase 1A8-like: MIAGFSEGGKLVVLPMDGSHWLSMRQVVENLSQRGHEVVVVIPQVSWQLGITENYTVKTYPVTYTKEDLDVNLQTYIDVHLAGQPFPFNVLSIYNSSVAVFSLLFSHCKSLFNHKELMQYLKQSDFDAVLTDPISLCGALIANYFSLPSVFFMRGLPCNLHYKANRCPDPLSYVPRIFTMNSDYMTFSQRLKNVLIDSVEFFYCNGFYAQGLSFASEVLQRDVTLLDLLSSTSIWLMRYDFVFEYPRPVMPNMVFIGGINCGERKALHEVWCSFLLFTSNIDKCSAFK; this comes from the coding sequence ATGATCGCTGGCTTTTCAGAAGGTGGGAAGCTGGTGGTTCTTCCCATGGATGGAAGCCACTGGCTCAGCATGCGTCAAGTAGTGGAAAACCTCAGTCAGAGAGGACATGAAGTGGTGGTTGTTATACCTCAAGTAAGTTGGCAGTTGGGAATAACAGAGAACTATACAGTGAAAACATATCCAGTAACTTATACAAAGGAAGATCTAGATGTAAACTTACAGACATATATTGATGTTCACCTAGCGGGACAACCATTTCCATTTAATGTTCTATCAATATATAATTCTTCAGTAGCAGTTTTCAGTCTGCTATTCAGTCACTGTAAGAGTTTATTTAACCACAAGGAACTGATGCAATATCTGAAACAAAGTGACTTTGATGCTGTCCTCACAGATCCCATTTCTCTTTGTGGAGCACTAATTGCTAATTATTTTTCACTCCCATCTGTGTTCTTCATGCGAGGATTACCATGCAATTTACATTACAAAGCAAATCGATGTCCAGATCCTCTCTCTTACGTCCCAAGAATTTTTACAATGAACTCAGACTACATGACATTTTCCCAACgattgaaaaatgttttaattgactCTGTAGAATTCTTCTATTGCAATGGTTTCTATGCACAGGGTCTAAGCTTTGCCTCTGAGGTTCTGCAAAGAGATGTGACACTGTTGGACCTTCTGAGTTCTACATCCATTTGGCTGATGAGATATGACTTTGTGTTTGAGTATCCCAGACCAGTGATGCCCAACATGGTCTTTATTGGAGGCATAAACTGCGGTGAGAGAAAAGCTCTGCATGAGGTATGGTGTTCTTTTTTACTCTTCACATCAAACATTGACAAATGCAGTGCTTTTAAGTGA